A stretch of DNA from Acipenser ruthenus chromosome 21, fAciRut3.2 maternal haplotype, whole genome shotgun sequence:
CAGAAAGAAAATGACGATCATCTCCTCCTGAGTTGACCCTAAAGGATTTTTGCTTCCCATTAAGGGCAATTCAATCGCTTGCCTCTGCGTTCGGCAGCATGAGGAAAGGCAAGGGAATACTCCATGGCACTGAATGAAATGAGGTCACAGCAGCACAGTTCCCACAGCCTGCTCTGCGCTCCTCTCCTCCGTCACTGCCCCCAGAGGAACACGCTGCTAAAACGCTATCGGGAGTCTTCTTACAGGGCATGGCAAGGTTAGTGAGACCTGCCTCACCGCTTCACACCATCCTCCTTTATCAGACCCAGGCTTTGAACCCCACTGTGCACCCAGCAGGTCAGACACACCTGCTCAGTGGTACAGCAGGAGGTTGTGGGGGAGAAAGCAGAAGGGGCGATTATTAACAATTCAGCAGAGTGCACAAACAAACAGAGCTGATACTGTCAGCACAGGACCTACaaggtacaaaaataaaataagaccCTTCTGAAATGTGTTTGTAAGTATATATACAGCAGCAGACCCTCCTATTGATGCGATGCAGCCATCGGGAAGCTCTTTGTATCCGATGTAAAATCACGTTGCAATGAGCTTCTTATTTAACTCTATGTTATAAATATCAGTACATGGTGCTGCGATTGTCACCCCACTCAGGATCACAGCAGCTAGGAGCAAATATAAAAGCACACTGTGACGCAGCACAGCAGGAATATCAAGAAGAGAATATTTATCACAGCCCTCTGGAGACGTGACATGCTGCTGATGTGTCCTATAGGTCCCCTGGGGGCCACAGCCTGCATTTAAACACTGCTCCAAGggttgagggagaggaggagggggggtctGTACACCGGAGCCATTGCTTTCACCTTGAGGCATCTCAAGGTACATTGAGGAcagccagcctgcctgcctgcctgcctgccaatCACATACCCATGCTCTGATTTCACTTGCTGTCCTTCaggggtttattttaatgatctgaacagcGGCGCGCATCTTAATAAGACCGGCCTGGTCCATCACTGACCCGCTTCCTCGAgatttaaattgtgtttaatGATGTTAGCCAGGGCTCACAAATAATCACATGGCACTGatatagaggaggaggaggaggaggaggagatgaagaaggaggagaaggcaGTCTCACCAGGATCCTCTCCAGTGTGACTCGCACGCTCATTTCTAGGTAATTGCAGGTAATTGAGTCTCGCTTCTGTGGGATGCTCGTCAGGAATGCTAATGACCCAGCTGACTGGCATTCACTCCAcaatactgaatcagacagcaGACTGTTTTACATCCTgagcaggagagggagagagagagagaggggggagcaggggaaagagaaagagaaaggagagagggggagagaaggagagacagagaaaaagagaaggACAGACTGTGCTCATCCTGCTTGACCTTGCTGCCTGATTGTCTTGCGAGTCACAGGCTGCCAGAGGCTAGATTCTCGGTTTTTGGAGAATATCCAGCAATTCCatcaaaagaaatacagtaaactgcTGCTGCGCACTGCACAGCAtggctgagctgagctgagcacagctccctgcctgcctgcctgcctgcctgcctcctcaCATACACATTCGATAGTGCCACACACGCAGGTATCAACATTCCCTGGAGCACGACTGCTTGctgcctgacacacacacacacacacacaagcacagcgCTGCTGGTTACCATGGAAACCGAGAGACAAGGTCCTGCCCGGTACAAATCACCTGTCAGTCAATGAGAGGATACAGAGCGTTGAGACGTAGACAGAGTCTACACACGGGGCCACTTCTATTTAGACATGCACAGCAAAGCCAGGGGTTCAAAGTATGGCTCCCCCACCACCCCATATCTCAACCAAACTATCTCATGCCTGTAGAGTATCAGCGGATAGCCACTCCATTTCCACTGTGATCTTGGGGGAGTGCAAACAGCCTGTTCCCTGAGTGGGGAAGCTTGGCAGTGTGGCTGGGCAGCTGGATCAGTCAATGGAAAGGGAGGCTTCCCCTCCCTCCAGACTAATGGGGGCAAAAGCACATGGTCACAGGCTAGGCTGTGCAGTCCacatggtctgtactgtatacaggTCACTTTGTCAGTGCTGTGCATTACATATGCATACAAAGGTCCCAAATAATACATCAACTGACAACTGCAATCTAAAGCAGGCTGTCCATTAATCAAACATCACACAGACACCAGCACTGGAAGAGAAATGAACAGCAACACGTACAGTTCAACTTGAACTAATACAACCAAAAATCAAATGCATTGTTTGTAATGGCGAGCTGACTTCCTGCGAGTTGCAATGACCATCACACCCTGTTGTTAGATTTGGTCCAGGCACTGGAGCTGCGCTGagccaacacaaacacacaagcgTGTGCAAAGAGGCGGtgtgagtcacacacacagagcctgtCCGCACAGAGGCAGGAATTCAACGGAGCGAGTGTCCGCTGCAGGCTGTGGAATCATAGCGCACCGCCTTCTGCAGCAGAACCGCTACACCCGTTTCCATACATGTATCACAGACACTCGTACTAGCAACACTGCTGTGCAATTAATGATACAACTGTGTGCAACGGGTAAGCTTAAACTAATGCAAGAGCTGCCAACAACAAATCATTAGACCTCCTGAACACAGAGATTTACCCAAAGCGGAGTCAACACACAGCTTTGAACCCGGCACTATAAGAAACTCATTTTCACATTAAATACAATGATTACAATACACTAGAACtgaatacatactgtaaatgacattattattattattattattattattattattattattattattataggctacatcattttaaaaatagtgtTTCCTTTccataataattattttaacttaataataataataataataataataataataataataataataataataataacagtacgtTTCTTTCTTACCTGGCCGTACGCCGGGTTGAGGATGGGTCTGAGATTATGTGACAGGCTGGAGTCTGTCTCTGCAGACCCGGCGCTGGTGCTGCTTTTGCACGTCTTCCCGGACGCGCGGCTGGAAGACTTGGCGAGCGGGGAGGAGGAAGGCGTCTGGGGCTGGTTGTTCCCCGAATGGTCGGAGGCGACGCTCAGAGTAGAACCGGCTCTGGACTTCTCCCGCGCCATGTCCTCTTTCCGTTTAGACTGCGGGGCAGCGGCGGGCAGGCTGTCTGGGTGCCCGGGGTCCGAGGCGATGTGCTGGGGGGGAGGATGTCCCGGTGTCGGGTGGTGCTGATGGTTGTGATGgcggtggtgatggtgatggtgccGGTGGTGGTGATGCTTTGAAGTTTTGCTTTGCTCCACACCGCTCAGTCCTGATGCCGCCTGATGCTGGTCTGGCTGATGCCCGAGGGCTGCCGTGGCATGCGATTCATTCCCACTGCCCTGCCTCGTCCCGTTCTCCCGGCTGGCCCACGGGTGACACAGGGGTCTGCGGGTGCTGGCATCCCCGTCAGCCGGCCAACGGGGCTCTCCGTGACCGCCGCCGCTCACGTCCGACTCGACTGCTCTGCCTCCTCCGCCGCCCCTCCCGCTGTGGTTGCCAGGGTGGAGGTTGCTTCGTCTCCCGGAGACTGAGTGGGAAGCCGTTTTCCTCCCAGCAGCTGCCGATTTCAGCAAAGACGTTTTGGATTCGCTTTTTGGAAGAAAGCTCATGTCGagctgtattgatttatttatttatttcggtctggtttgttttccttttatttgCTTCCCTGAGGTAGTCAGTTGCAACGGAGCTTCgtctcctatttatttatttattaaaaaaagagataTAAAGATGCATCCggtaatatgtatttaaaaccaGCTGCTAGTTTAAGAGTGCGGGCGCAGGAGTCTTGCGTAGTGTGGTGTGTAGCTGGCGGCAGAGTGTAGATATGAACACAGAACAGCGCTGTACAGTACCGGATTGTGCCGGGCTCTGTGTGTGCCCCTCGTCCTTGTGTTTCATTCAGCCCAGTATAATTTAGCCATGTGACGGGTTGGCAGACAATAGACtttttacttcatgaaaatgaatCAGCGGGTTTTGATACACGGGACTCGGGGTTTTCATCACATCAGATACCTTCAGCGCGTCGTTGGTCAGAcacagacgcgcacacacacacagggacccgcGCCTGCTTTGCCGTCAGGTCATTTTAAACGCGCTACACTTGCTCGGTTTGGAAAGAGCCGAGGCTATAATCTAGCACCTGTAATAAACTCAGGGACTGGACGTGAGGAACTGGACAGGCattctctctttaaaaaaaaaaatagaataaataaatcaaacatagtTGAGGATTCATTGAGCCATGACGAATCTGTACCCTCGCTTCACCCCAGACGACCCTTCTCTCTAGCGAGCATTTCAAATGATTCCTGACAGGTAATATGTAGTTATCGCAGGACCGTCCACAGGGCTTTTTTTGCGGGGTCTGTGCCTCTAAAGAAACCTCTAAATCTATATTTTTCATCTGTGCTTCATTTATTCCGCGTATGTATGTAAGTATATGACCATTTTTATAcaagtgagacacacacacactctgcataCCAATTCATAGTAATATGCGGTGCGTTACACTGTGTACGCACTGTGCTGTATAACATCGTATAAGACGTCCGCGGTCTGTCAGCTCGGAAGCGGAGCTGTACTGGACGGGCCTACCCGACCCTGTCTAGATCATCGGTACCGGAGACTGCACGTGCCGCAGGACAACCAACAGCACGGCACGCGTCTAGAGGGACTGCAAACTCCCAGGACGACAATGACTGATCTGCGACTGTTCATTGATGGGAAGATGAGGGCTGCAGAGGAGTCAGATGCACGTGTTTGTAACATTGCAACTGCGCGTGTTATTAAAACATTCCATTATTTCTATACAGCAGCTTCTGCTGTTTTACCCGTTCTGTAACACGCCTGGTTTTATTTTCTCCTACAAATAAAGTGGGGCAAATCCCCACCCCCTGCAGCCAGCCCATCCTTCAACCACACTGTACTGCAGCCAGCCCATCCTTCAACCACACTGTACTGCAGCCAGCCCATCCTTCAACCACACTGTACTGCAGCCTGTGGATCTGGGTTCAAGGAGGCGGGGCGCTCTGAGTAGGATGCTGTGGTCCTGTCTGAATATCCAGTTGCTGCAGTCTAACTGGTCAAACTGGTGACCTGAACTGAgcactcccctcctctccccaccCAGTGAGCCACAGAAAGaaggtttattttttgtcttttagtTTCTCAACAGCAGTGAAGGACTGAGGCACCTTGGAAAAGCTGTCCCACATACTCGTTCCCTTTGGTGACCTGATAATTCAGGTTTCAGTCTAACCGGATGTATTTATAACCCAGCGGTCTGCCCAGAAGTGAGCAATCAGGCAGACATCACCTTgttctgaacagttttgtttgAGTCGATGCCAGCTTGCATTAGCCCCAGTGAGTTTAAAGGCGTCTGGGGTTTGAATATCAGAAACTCCATTATTCCTCATGCAGGGGTGTGTAAACTATTCCTGGGCTCAGATCAGGTATGCCTAATGCTGCCCTGCTCAGATGTGTCTCTGTTAAGCACCCATTATCCTGGCACTCTCTGCCCCTCGAGATCCACTCCAGTCTAGTTTTTTGTACCaatcaggtcctaaattagtcTGTTGACTCTCAGCAGCTTCAATTGAACTCAGGTATTGATGGGCTGTTGATGGGCTAACACTTAAGGGCTCCCAATCAACAATTAACAAACGTTCGCTCAGAAACGTGCTACTGGCCAGCCAGCGCTCAGCTCATTAATAAACTGGCACATTTGAATTGGGACCAAACACTGGCGTTCGCCGTTTTCTAATTTGTAGAGCTGAGTTTACATGAAAGCAATATGCtgatgtgtgagtgtgtctgtgcgtgtgtctgtgcgtgtgtctgtccgTGTGTCTGGGCGTGTGTCAGGGCGTGTGTCAgggcgtgtgtctgtgcgtgtgtacAGGCTTCCTCCTGTGGCCCTGGCCTGGCAGCGCTGGCTGGGTCACTCTCTGGTTACAGGCTGGAATGATCTTCACACACCATTAGCACTGACCATTACCAGTGAACTCACCTCCGATGGGTCAGagcagtgagacacacacacacagagccccccTGCACGTGcagacagaggcacacacacacacagcccccccgCACgtgcagacagagacacacacccctCCTGCGCATGCACACAgaggcatacacacacacagcccc
This window harbors:
- the LOC117963141 gene encoding calcium-binding protein 1-like isoform X2; translation: MSFLPKSESKTSLLKSAAAGRKTASHSVSGRRSNLHPGNHSGRGGGGGRAVESDVSGGGHGEPRWPADGDASTRRPLCHPWASRENGTRQGSGNESHATAALGHQPDQHQAASGLSGVEQSKTSKHHHHRHHHHHHRHHNHQHHPTPGHPPPQHIASDPGHPDSLPAAAPQSKRKEDMAREKSRAGSTLSVASDHSGNNQPQTPSSSPLAKSSSRASGKTCKSSTSAGSAETDSSLSHNLRPILNPAYGQDRELRPEELDELREAFKEFDKDRDGFIGCKDLGNCMRTMGYMPTEMELIELSQQINMNLGGHVDFEDFVELMGPKLLAETADMIGVKELRDAFKEFDTNGDGEISTAELREAMRKLLGQQVGHRDLEEILRDVDLNGDGHVDFEEFVRMMSR
- the LOC117963141 gene encoding calcium-binding protein 1-like isoform X1, which translates into the protein MSFLPKSESKTSLLKSAAAGRKTASHSVSGRRSNLHPGNHSGRGGGGGRAVESDVSGGGHGEPRWPADGDASTRRPLCHPWASRENGTRQGSGNESHATAALGHQPDQHQAASGLSGVEQSKTSKHHHHRHHHHHHRHHNHQHHPTPGHPPPQHIASDPGHPDSLPAAAPQSKRKEDMAREKSRAGSTLSVASDHSGNNQPQTPSSSPLAKSSSRASGKTCKSSTSAGSAETDSSLSHNLRPILNPAYGQIHREEKRSYKAVQTCEEAAPPGSLLDPCQGPLLALAQNCTLMHNLLGPACIFLRKGFAENRQPDRELRPEELDELREAFKEFDKDRDGFIGCKDLGNCMRTMGYMPTEMELIELSQQINMNLGGHVDFEDFVELMGPKLLAETADMIGVKELRDAFKEFDTNGDGEISTAELREAMRKLLGQQVGHRDLEEILRDVDLNGDGHVDFEEFVRMMSR